The Lewinella sp. 4G2 nucleotide sequence GGACCTCTTCTGCATTACAATCAACTCCTTTTCGACCCCGTAGGAGTAGCGTAGCTAAACGTTTTTCCTCCAGTAATCTAAACCTCGTACCGTGAAGGCACTCATCATCGACGACGAAGCTCCCAACCGGGAAGCCCTGGCGCACTACCTGACGAAGTATTGCCCCGGCGTAACCGTCGTCGGCCAGGCGGACAGCGTCGCCCCTGCTCTCGAACTTATCGCGGCCGAGGAACCGGACCTGCTTTTTCTCGATATCGAGATGCCCTTCGGTAACGGCTTCGATCTGCTGGAGCGGCTACCGGAAGGCACCAACCCGCAGGTCGTTTTCGTGACGGCCTACGAACAGTACGCCCTCCGTGCCCTGAGAATGAGCGCCGCCCACTACCTCCTCAAGCCGGTGGATATCGATGAACTGATCGAAGCCGTCGCCCGCGTCCGCTCCCGGTTGGCGATGGGGGAGAGCGGGCGGGTGCACGAAACCTTGCTCCACAACCTCAAAAAGGAAAGGGCCGCCCCACCGGAGCGGCTCGCCCTCCCGTTGCTGGATGGCCTGGAAATCGTCCGCCCCGCGGAGATCCGTTATTTGGAAGCAGCCGATAACTTCACCGTCTTCCACCTGGCGGATGGCCGCCAACTCATGATCTGTCGCAAACTCCGCTTCTACGCTGATTTGCTGGAGGGGAGTGGTTTTTACCGTATCCACCGGTCCACGGTCATCAACTTAGCCGAGGTGCAGCGTTACCACCGGGGGAAGGGCGGTACTGTTACTCTCCGCGGTGGGGTGGAGTTGGACGTGGCGGGGGCGCGGAAGAAGGGGTTGTTGGAGGTGTTGGGGTGAGGTTTTTTGGCTGCGCCGGGTTTTCTACAAGGGGAATAAGGCGGGAAGGGAGGACAAGAGGATTAGCCTTCGGCAGTTTTCTTTCTCTTTGGGCTGATTGGTTGATGAGGAAGCTATGTGTACGTAGCTTTTGTAGCTTCGCTACTTTTCGCAAAGGAGATTAAGGCGGAAGAGAGGAAAAAGAGGTTTAGCCCCTGGCTGTTCGTGGCAACTGCTTGGCAACGCTCCATTCCAGCCGTGCCAAACCCAAAATTATGGCTATTTCTAGGATAAGGTAGAGCCAGGCCAGCCCCGTGTACGTCGTAAAGTGCCAGCAAGCGACGGCCACCGTCAGGCAACAGTAGCCGACGTTCAGCAAGGCGATTATACGGAGTGCCCAAGCGGCATCCACCCGCGGAAAGAGCACGGAGTAGAGGTCGAAGACCACGAAGAAGACCGGCACGGTAGCCAGCAAGTACAGTGCGCTCAGCGGTATACCGAAATAAGCTTGAAAGTGGACCAGCACTACCCGCGTCACGAAAATGGAAACGAAGGCACCCATGGCGTCCAGCAACAGCAGTTTTTTGGGTTGTCCAGTAAAGTAGCGGATGGCATCCATAGTGGGTTGAAGTTACACCGGCTACCATTTAAGCTGTGCGTTCTCCCTTGTCTCCTTTTCCGTCTTTGCCTTCCCTCAGAAAAAAAGCCGGAATCCCCGCGGGCTGCCCTCGGCCCCACTGCTTCTCTGTTTGCGCAAAGGAGTTTAAGGCGGTAGAGAAGTGAGAGAAGCCAGTCTTCTTGCTCTCCTTTCCCGTCCTTGCCTTCCCTCGGAAAAAGGAGCCGCAGGCGCCCTTTAACGTCCAACGTCCAACGTCCAAAATCTAACGTCCAAAATCTAACCTCTATCAAGCCTTCAACACCGCCCCATTCCCAAACCGCCTCCGCACCTTATCCAGCGCCAGCATCAGGTTATTATCCTCTTTGGTATTGGTGAAGAGATCGAGTTGGGTATGCCCTTGAGCCAGGCGGTCGAACCGGACGCCGATGAGGCGGATGCACTGGCGGCGGGTGAACAGCCGGTTGAAGAGGTCATTCGCAACGGGGAGGAGTTGCTGATCGTGGGCCGTCAGTTTGATGCGTTGGCTGCGGGAGTAGGTGTTGAAATCCGTATAGCGGATCTTGACGGTGACGCCGGCCGTCAGCTTACCAGCCGCGCGCATGTCGTAGCTGAGTTTCATGGTCATGTCCCGCAGTTTGCGGCGGAGGAATTCTACGTCGATGGTATCCGTCTGGAAGGTGGTCTCGGTAGAGAAAGACTTCCTTTCGGTGTAGGGGACGACGGGCCGGTGGTCAATCCCATTCGCCCGGCGGTGGAACTCCCGGCCGGGTTTACCGAATTCCCGCTCTAGGAGATCGATGGGTACCTGGCTTAGCGTCCCCGTTTTGCGGATGCCCAACAGGCTGAGTTTACGGGCCGTCTCCTTACCGATGGAGGGGATCTTACGGACGGGTAGGGGAGCCAGGAAGGAGCGTTCCTTCCCCGTTTCGACCCAGCCGGAACCATTGGGCTTGGCTTCCCCGGCCCGGACTTTGGAGACCAATTTATTCGTCGCCAGGCCAGCGGAAAGGGGCAAGCCGGTTTCTTTGAGGATGCGCTGCCTCAACTCCTTGCTCCACTGGAGGCAACCGATGTAACGGTCCATGCCGGAGATGTCCAGGTAGAACTCATCGATGGAAGCCTTTTCGAAGATGGGCCCTTCCTCCGCGATGATCTCGGTGATGATACCGGATTGCTTTTCGTACTCCTCGTAGTCTCCCCGGACAACCTTCGCCGTCGGGCAGCGCCGTAGGGCCACGGCCATCGGCATGGCGGAGTGGATCCCGAAGTGGCGGGCCTCGTAGTTGCACGATGATACTACCCCCCGCCCACCGAGACCTCCGACGATGACGGGCCGGCCGGCCAGGCGGCTGTTCTTTCTAATCTCGATGGAGGCAAAAAAAGCGTCCATATCCAGGTGGAGGATGGCCTTTTGAAACATGCTGGGTGTAAATCTGAGTGAGTCGAAATCCAATAACGTAGGGTAAAGAACGGGGGTTAGGGCGCTATTTGCAAACTATTTGTTTGTTAAATGTGAGATATATTTAATTTGTTGCGAGTCCGGTTCCCGACCTCCGGTCGGGAGTTTGGACTGCATATCCTTTTCGGGCTAAACCTAATTTCATGGACTGGGAATCACCGGTTCTCATCCCAACCGGAGGTCCTAAACCGGGGACTGAATCCGGTCTAATCGTACTTTTCCGGTAGGGATTTTGGACACTTTCGGCTCCCGGCCTCCAGGCCGGGTCAGGTGGCTCTTTCCTCTTTAGATATGCCCGACCTGGAGGTCGGGAGCCGGTTGCTACGGCCTCCTCTCATTTACCATCTACTCGCCCACCTCCCCGACACCCGCGGCAGCGCCCTGCACCGCAATTGGTATTTGCGCACGAAAAAAGGGGACGCACATAAGCACGTCCCCTTTTGACCATTTATTTTTTGGAAGCCGCTCTAGGCCACCATAAAGTACTCGTCGAGAATACGATTGAGCTCCGCTACCGTGAGTGGTTTTTGCTGGAAGCCATTGATCTCCTCGATGGATTCAGCCCGGCGCTGATCGTCCGGATTAAGTGAAGTGGTGAGCATGACGATGACGATGCCGCCGCGTTGTTGCTCGGGTAATTGGCGGTAAGCTTCCAGGAATTCCCAACCGCTCATGCCGGGCATGTTGATGTCAAGGAAGATGAGATCCGGCTTTGGGTAGTCAGCACTGACGCCGGGGGAAGTCAGGTAGCTGATGGCGTCCTCACCTCCCGTACAAACGTGGACGTGGCCCACCCGACCAGATTTGCGTAACACGCGGGCGTGCAGAAAATTGGTCGCCTGATTATCGTCGATAAGAAGAATACTGGGTAACTGAACCATGTCAGAATCTTGTTAGGGTGGTATGCTAGCTTAAGCGCAAGCAGTAGACCACATGTTTATCAGCGCGGCAAATATCTGAATTATTTCAGCTTACATTTGTCCGGATACGCCCCTGCCAACAACCACCCTCTGGGATGACTCCCCGTTGTCACCGAGGGGACGCTATCCAGCAATACCATCAGCATGAATTATTTGAAAAAGGAACTGTACGAACTCATCAAAACGGATGACGCCATCTTTGACTTCCTGCAGAATTCTTCACTCGACGGCCTTTGGTACTGGGACCTCGAAAACCGGGAGCAAGAGTGGATGAACGCTCGCTTCTGGGAAACCCTCGGCTACGACCCAGCCGAAATGCCACACCTGGCTTCCGCCTGGCAGGGTATCATCAACCAGGAGGATCTGGCCGGCGCCATCGAGCGGGTAGGGCAGCACCTCGCGGATCCCAGCGTCCCCTACGATCAGGTCGTACGGTACCGGCATAAGGACGGGCATACCGTATTTATTCGCTGCCGGGGGATGGCCATTCGGGATGAAAACGGTCAGCCTACTCGCCTGCTCGGTGCGCATATCGACATTACCCAGGAGAAGGAAAAGGAAATCCTCCTCGCCCGCAGCCAGGAGGCCGCCCGGATTGGAACTTGGTCAGTTGATCTCGTCTCCAATACGATCATGTGGGACGATATGACGAAGGCCATCCACCAGGTAGAACCAGATTACGTACCGCAGTTGGACGAGGCGCTATCTTTCTACAAGGATGGTACCAGCCGGGAAACCATTACCGCACTCTTTCAACGGGCGGTAGAGAAGGGTGAATCCTACGATACTGAATTGGAACTCGTGACCAGGAATGGCAATGAGATCTGGGTCCGCGCCATGGGCCACGCCGAAATGGCCAACGGAGAATGCGTACGCGTCTACGGTATATTTCAGGACATCAACCTCCGCCGCCGCAACGAAGAGCGCGTCCTGAACTATTCCATCCTGGAAGCGAAGAGTAAGGAAATGGAACAGTTCGCCTACATTGCCTCCCACGATCTGCGGGAACCGCTACTGACCATTCAGGGCTACCTGGAAGTTATTCAGGAGGACCACATTGGTGAGGTCTCGGATCAGGTCAAAGAGTACATGGAAACCATCAGCAATGCCGCCACGCGGATGGACCAACTCATCAAGGGGCTACTCGATTACTCCCGGTTAAGCAAGATCAAGCAATTGCAGTTGGTGGACCTCAAAAAAACTGTTGACGCGGTGATGGAAGACCTCCAGTCCATTACGAAGGGAATCAACGTCAAGGTGACCTATACGGACCTCCCCGAAGTGATGGGCTACCCCCTCGAACTCAAAGTCCTCCTCCAAAACCTGATTGGGAACGCCATCAAGTACCGGCAGTCAGCGGAGGACGTGCAGATAGAGATCACTTGCAGCGATTTAGCCAAGGGCTGGGAGATCAAGGTGGCGGACAACGGCATCGGGATCGCAGAGAAAAACCTGCAACAGATCTTCAAACTGTTTCGGCAACTTCATAATACCGGCACGTACACCGGTAGCGGAATCGGACTGGCCAACTGCCAGAAGATTGCAGAACTACACGGTGGGCGAATCTGGGCGACCAGCAAACTGGGAGTAGGCTCCCAGTTCCATTTCACCATCCTTACCCGGGCGGAAACGGAGACGGCATAAATTGATACGTTCTCACGATGTTGCCAGGGGTTAGCTGATCAGTCTCGCAAAACCAACAGTGTATAATTGAGTCTACGCCACCTGCTTAGCTGGCTCCTCCTTTGGGTCTCCCTCACTGATCCGGGCAGCGGGGTAGGACTTAAAGATGTGCTCCTGCATGTAGCGGCCAACGCTATTGACGGCCCGCAGCCGCTGCCAGTGTACCGAGGGCACCTTGAAGTAGGCGTACACCGCGCCGTTGTTTCGAAATTTTACGAAAAGCGTCTCCGCCGAACGGAGGTACCCCATCTCCGAGAGCATGGTAGAATTTGCTTTTTGCATCACAATGGGAAGCGCCATGAGTCAACTGTTTTCTGAACGGATTACGTAAAGAAAACACTACTTAAAACAAATTGGTTTGTTTTTAGAAGGCTTTAATACCCAAATTTGACAGTCAAGGCGCGTTGATTGACAGTCAGTTATCGCAGGATGTACGATTGAAGCTATCTCATCGAATTGCCCCCGCCTTCCGATATGCCGAAATTTGTTTGAAAAGTCCGGAGGGTGATCTCTAGCTGCAAAAAGCCCGTACGGTCTCCGTGATGTACCGCAGCGTAGCCTCGTCCATCTCACTGTGCATAGGGAGGGAGATCACCTCTTTGATCAGCACGTCCGTATTGGGCAGCGACGTAATGTTATTGGCCGCCGTACCCCGGAAGGCCTCCTGGTCGTACAGCGCGACGGGGTAGTAGATCATACTGGGGATGCCGGCTTCCCTCAGGTAAGCCTGCAACTCATCACGCCGGCCACCGTCGATGCGCAAAGTGTACTGGTGAAATACGTGGGTGCTGTTGGCCTGCCGCTGCGGAGTGAGTAAACCATCCAAACCCTGCAAGGCAGCGTCGTAGTAATCCGCAGCCGCCCGGCGCCGGTCGCTGTAACCGTCGAGACGGGGCAACTTACAGTTCAGCACGGCGGCCTGGATGGAATCGAGCCGGGAGTTGCAACCCACCACGTCGTGGTAGTAGCGGCGGCTCTGCCCGTGGTTGGCGACCATCCGAAGTTTGGCAGCCAGCTCTTCGGAATTCGTGTTGATGGCGCCACCGTCGCCGTACGCGCCGAGGTTCTTACTTGGGTAAAAACTGGTGCAGCCAATGGTGCCAAGGGTACCCGTCCGCCGCACTTTACCGTCGCTGAAGGTGTAGTTTGCGCCGATGGCCTGGGCGTTGTCCTCTACGATGGCGATCCCGTGCTTCTCAGCCAAGGCGATGATGGGCTCCATATCACAACTCTGTCCGTAGAGGTGAACGGGGATGATGGCCTTCGTCTTATCGGTAATGGCCGCCTCAATGTCTTCGGCCCGAACGTTAAAGGTGCGGGGGTCCACGTCCACCATCACTGGGCTGAGGCGCAGCAGGGCGATCACTTCAGCGGAGGCTACGTAGGTGAAGGCGGGGACGATCACCTCATCCCCAGGCTCCAAACCCAGTGCCATGAGGGCGATCTGCAAAGCGTCCGTCCCATTAGCGCAGGGGATGACGTGTTTAGCGCCCAGGTAATCCTCCAATCCGGCCTGAAAATTCTTCACCGCCGGCCCGTTGATGAAGGCGCCACTGCGCACGACGTCGATAATGGCCTGGTCCACCTCTTCCTGCATGGCTTCGTACTGGGCTTTGAGGTCAACCATTTGAATTTGGGCGACGGGGGGGAGTTGGGCGCGGCCATCAGCGGTAGTAGGGGTAGCCATGGGTAGTAGGGATATTTAAAATGTAATGCCGCTAAGGTAAGGAACTGCCGCCCGTTAGCTCTTCCCAATGGAAGCTACTCTGGCGCTTTTGGGTTGGAGGACAACTTTTGGACCGGTACTAAAAAACCACCTCCCGCGCGGTAGCCGGAGGTGGTTAAAAAAGAAGTCTTGCTGGGTTGCTTGGTTATTACGTTCGGTCAGGTGCAAATCCACTGCCACCACCGTAGCCGCCCTGGCTTTGATCTACGTTCTGCAGATCGTCGCCGGAGCCGTCCTGGCCGGTGGTATTCGTCTGTTGGGGTGTTGTCGTTGGTGTCTTGTCGGCTGGCTTAGTCTCCAGCGCAAAGGGTGGAATACCCTGGGGGGAATAAAAACGGTAACGTGTCTTGCGGTTGTTCATGGTGAATAGTTTACGATGAGAATGCTATTCACATAACTCCAATTCACCCGAAATGGGTTCGGTCCGGGCAAACAAAAGACTACACCGTGTTGAAGCACCTGGCTCCGTCGAGAAATTGCGGGCTTTAGTCTATGGTAGTAGGTGCCTTTCGGTGGATAGTCCGTTCTTTGCTTTGTATTAATTACCAATCGCTACAATCATTTCACGATGCCCAAGACCAAATTGACCGGTTTCAGCCGCCTGCTCCTGTTCCTCTTGATCTTCCTGCCCCTGGCTTACTTCGGGGCGAGCTACTACAACGGAGAGGACCCGATCGGAAAGATCAAAGGAATGTTCGGCCAAACGGAGAGTGGCGGTGACGAGTACAACAACCACCGTCCCGAAAGTGATACTTACGATCCCAACTCCACTACCGAAAAGCCGGCCACGTTCGAGAACGTCAGCGCCATGCGCAGTGAGATTACGGACCTTAAACAGAAGCTCGCCGTAGCCGAAGAGAAGTTGGCCCGCTGCCAGACGGAAAACGTTCAGTAAGCCAATCACCTAATCACCCAACACCTAAACGCAGTCTGCAGTGTTTGATCGCGCACGCTCCGCCATCCATGAATGCATCTACACCCTGCTCGCCTTTCCCCGGGCCTGGCGTTTTATGTGGCACAATCAGCTCTGGGTGGGTCTGCGGCAGTACGGTTGGGTGGCGCGTGGCCTGTTATTCTTCGCCGTTATTCTCGGCATCTATATGATCTCCGAGGCCGTCGATTTCTACTCCGACCACCGTAATGATGCCGTCCAGGCCCTCTTCATGAGTGAGGATAGCCTCTTTCTACGTTTGGGGCGGGATGCTTATGATTCCCTCTCCGAAGGCTCACTGAAGTGGGTGATCCTGATCCTCATGGAAGTGGTCATCTACCATTTCATGCGGCGCACGCTCGCCATCGTACTGAACAAACAGATTGAGGATGCCCATACTTTCAAACCCTTCTACCACGCACAGATACGTATGATCGCCGTCTCGGTAATTGCCCTCACGGTGGAAAGTGTGACCCTGGGTATCCTCGGTTCACTGTCGCTCGGGCCAGCTTACTGGCCACTTTCCGTACTGGTCAGTTCCGCCTTCCTCGGCTTCGTAATCGCTGATAACTACAACGAGCAGTTCAACCTCAGCATCAGCCAGAGTATGCGGGATCTCAGCCGCAACTACGTCGGCATCTGTATTGGCCTCGGCCTGCCACTGTTTTTCATGTTAAAGGTGCCCTTCCTGGGGGCCCTAGTTGGGCCATTGGTTACGTCGGTTACCGCCGCCATCGTTCTGCGCGAACGGAGTGACCTCCACATCATCGGTTACCAGATGTCAGAGAGCGAAGCCAAGAGCGCCGCCAAAAAAGAAGCTCGGGCCGCCCGCAAAGCCGCCCGCAAACTCAAGCGAAAAAGAAAACGCTCCAGCGTAAGTGCCTGATGGGCGCTGCCGCGGGTGCAAAGTAAGGACCGAAAAAAGACTGGTCTACGAATCCCGTAGATTACCTTTCCGAAAGGACCGACCTAAAGAGTAATGACCGATTAGAACGAAAGGGTAGGGGAGAAGAACTACCGTACAGCCTCCTCCTGCAACAACTTAAACACCTCCTGCCCCTGCCGGTAAAATTGCTCGATCTGGGCGCTGGGGATCAACATCCCCTTCCGGTAAATGACCAGGTAAAAGCCCAGCCCTTCCACCGTCCAGCCTTTGTTGACCGTAAAGTAATTCAGTACCTTATCGGTGAAGTGGTGGCGGATGTAGACCTCGTCGTCCCCCGTCAGCCGGTACTGTCCGGAAAATTTGGGGAAGCGCACGAAGTCGATGTCGTGGAAACCCACCAGCTCCCCGATCTTATGCATGATGGTCTCCGGCTGCATGTGTAAGGCCGGTAAGCTCAACTGCTGGCTCTGCACGAAGAACACCGTTTGGTAGATCTGCTTCGCCTTATTGTTTTTAGAGCCCGACCACTTGGTGTAGCTATAGTCGAAAACGGAGATGTCGAAATCCATCAACCCGTGCTGATGGCGCAGTACCCGCTTGATGGAGCGGTTGCGCCCCTCAGCAAACAAACGGAAGTCCTGCAACTGGGGCATCAGGCCCGTTTTATCCTCCTCGCTAAAGGAAAAGCCAAGCCGGTCGGCTAATTCCGCCAGATTGCGGGAACGGTAAGGGTGGATCATATCGAGTGTGAAATTACATGTTGGGGCCTAAACGACAAACGCCCCGCCCCCAGAATAGGGGCGGGGCGTCCACCGAAGTTTCCGCAATCTGCGGTTTAGTGGGAATTACTTGCCACCGCTCTTAAACATACCATCCTCACCGGCGGGGACGGCTGCTGGCTCAGCGGCCTTTGGCTCGACCTTACCCTTGATGGTGAGTACGATTGGGTCACCGGGTACGTTCGTCGTCAGCGTTACGCGCTTACGGAACTGGCCGATGCGGTGCGTGTCGTAACGAACCTTGATTTCGGAGCTTTCACCCGGTGCAACGGGAGCCTTGGAGTAGCTGGGTACCGTACAACCGCAGGATCCACGGGCGTTGAGGATCAGCGCGGGCTCGGAGCCGGTGTTGGTGAACTTGAATACGCGGAAGGGCTCGCTATCCTGAGCAATCGTGCCGTAATCAACCTCAACTGCTTCAAATGTCATCTGTGGGCCATCAGCATCTACCTCAGTAGTGGCTGCTGGAGCTGCGGCGGCAGGGGTTTGCGCCTGGAGGCCAAAGGTGGTCGCCGAAGCGAGGAGAAGGAGTAAGAAAAAGCGTTTCATGTGATTTATTTTCGTTCAGCAAATATAGTGAGCTTATCGAATTAGCCCGGTTAATAGCTTGTTAAGTGGGCCACCCCACCACCCATGCATAGGGTGGTACGGAAGACCCCGTATTAATGGATCCCCTTTAAGACGCAAACCTTACCCCGGAGGTTACCTCTCCAGCGTTAATACTTTCCAAAAATTTACCGGTAACGGCTGGTGAGAAAAAAGGAAAGAATCTTCCGCGCTCTTCTTGTACAGTAAAAAACCACGATCTATCTTTGCCGCCGCTCTGGGGGATTAGCTCAGTTGGCTAGAGCGCTTGCATGGCATGCAAGAGGTCACCAGTTCGACTCTGGTATTCTCCACATTTCGCCCTATCTCTAGTGTTTACTAGGGGTAGGGCGTTTTTATTTGGCGACGCGTCGCCAAGGACGTATTTGCTCGCCGCGCTCAGGACTCAAAAAGGTAGACCTGACGAGCGTTAGTTGCGAATTCACGAAGTTTGCTGCCCGTCCACCCGTCATCTCCCTCATGCTTCACCAGTTCCGACAAGTCTGCCTGCTCTGCGCAATGCTGTCACTTTGCCCGGGCAACTCCTCGGCGCAGGCGGTGGAAGGATATGATATAGATGGTTTTCTACTGGCGCTTAGCTCCGAGAGTGCAGACAACGAGAATGGCCCCTTTGACGTATCGGCGCTTTTGAGCCGATACTGCGAG carries:
- a CDS encoding LytTR family DNA-binding domain-containing protein; protein product: MKALIIDDEAPNREALAHYLTKYCPGVTVVGQADSVAPALELIAAEEPDLLFLDIEMPFGNGFDLLERLPEGTNPQVVFVTAYEQYALRALRMSAAHYLLKPVDIDELIEAVARVRSRLAMGESGRVHETLLHNLKKERAAPPERLALPLLDGLEIVRPAEIRYLEAADNFTVFHLADGRQLMICRKLRFYADLLEGSGFYRIHRSTVINLAEVQRYHRGKGGTVTLRGGVELDVAGARKKGLLEVLG
- a CDS encoding KTSC domain-containing protein — encoded protein: MALPIVMQKANSTMLSEMGYLRSAETLFVKFRNNGAVYAYFKVPSVHWQRLRAVNSVGRYMQEHIFKSYPAARISEGDPKEEPAKQVA
- a CDS encoding response regulator, with the translated sequence MVQLPSILLIDDNQATNFLHARVLRKSGRVGHVHVCTGGEDAISYLTSPGVSADYPKPDLIFLDINMPGMSGWEFLEAYRQLPEQQRGGIVIVMLTTSLNPDDQRRAESIEEINGFQQKPLTVAELNRILDEYFMVA
- the dinB gene encoding DNA polymerase IV — protein: MFQKAILHLDMDAFFASIEIRKNSRLAGRPVIVGGLGGRGVVSSCNYEARHFGIHSAMPMAVALRRCPTAKVVRGDYEEYEKQSGIITEIIAEEGPIFEKASIDEFYLDISGMDRYIGCLQWSKELRQRILKETGLPLSAGLATNKLVSKVRAGEAKPNGSGWVETGKERSFLAPLPVRKIPSIGKETARKLSLLGIRKTGTLSQVPIDLLEREFGKPGREFHRRANGIDHRPVVPYTERKSFSTETTFQTDTIDVEFLRRKLRDMTMKLSYDMRAAGKLTAGVTVKIRYTDFNTYSRSQRIKLTAHDQQLLPVANDLFNRLFTRRQCIRLIGVRFDRLAQGHTQLDLFTNTKEDNNLMLALDKVRRRFGNGAVLKA
- a CDS encoding DUF1573 domain-containing protein; translation: MKRFFLLLLLASATTFGLQAQTPAAAAPAATTEVDADGPQMTFEAVEVDYGTIAQDSEPFRVFKFTNTGSEPALILNARGSCGCTVPSYSKAPVAPGESSEIKVRYDTHRIGQFRKRVTLTTNVPGDPIVLTIKGKVEPKAAEPAAVPAGEDGMFKSGGK
- a CDS encoding DegT/DnrJ/EryC1/StrS aminotransferase family protein is translated as MATPTTADGRAQLPPVAQIQMVDLKAQYEAMQEEVDQAIIDVVRSGAFINGPAVKNFQAGLEDYLGAKHVIPCANGTDALQIALMALGLEPGDEVIVPAFTYVASAEVIALLRLSPVMVDVDPRTFNVRAEDIEAAITDKTKAIIPVHLYGQSCDMEPIIALAEKHGIAIVEDNAQAIGANYTFSDGKVRRTGTLGTIGCTSFYPSKNLGAYGDGGAINTNSEELAAKLRMVANHGQSRRYYHDVVGCNSRLDSIQAAVLNCKLPRLDGYSDRRRAAADYYDAALQGLDGLLTPQRQANSTHVFHQYTLRIDGGRRDELQAYLREAGIPSMIYYPVALYDQEAFRGTAANNITSLPNTDVLIKEVISLPMHSEMDEATLRYITETVRAFCS
- a CDS encoding PAS domain-containing protein, whose translation is MNYLKKELYELIKTDDAIFDFLQNSSLDGLWYWDLENREQEWMNARFWETLGYDPAEMPHLASAWQGIINQEDLAGAIERVGQHLADPSVPYDQVVRYRHKDGHTVFIRCRGMAIRDENGQPTRLLGAHIDITQEKEKEILLARSQEAARIGTWSVDLVSNTIMWDDMTKAIHQVEPDYVPQLDEALSFYKDGTSRETITALFQRAVEKGESYDTELELVTRNGNEIWVRAMGHAEMANGECVRVYGIFQDINLRRRNEERVLNYSILEAKSKEMEQFAYIASHDLREPLLTIQGYLEVIQEDHIGEVSDQVKEYMETISNAATRMDQLIKGLLDYSRLSKIKQLQLVDLKKTVDAVMEDLQSITKGINVKVTYTDLPEVMGYPLELKVLLQNLIGNAIKYRQSAEDVQIEITCSDLAKGWEIKVADNGIGIAEKNLQQIFKLFRQLHNTGTYTGSGIGLANCQKIAELHGGRIWATSKLGVGSQFHFTILTRAETETA